A window from Ramlibacter pinisoli encodes these proteins:
- a CDS encoding alpha/beta fold hydrolase, giving the protein MAGEHDVAATPAIAQGMAHSIAGAQLQVIADAAHLPNVERHAAFDTTLLAFLPR; this is encoded by the coding sequence ATGGCCGGCGAGCATGACGTCGCCGCCACGCCGGCGATAGCGCAAGGCATGGCGCATAGCATTGCCGGCGCGCAACTACAGGTGATCGCCGACGCCGCGCACCTGCCCAACGTCGAACGGCATGCCGCATTCGATACCACCTTGCTGGCGTTCCTGCCGCGGTAG
- a CDS encoding Bug family tripartite tricarboxylate transporter substrate binding protein: protein MSWRRNVLRAAAGLLLASGASTAWAQAWPAKPISILVGLQAGTGSDVAVRTMAERLGNALKQPIAVENLPGASGLLAAQRGAKAAPDGYSLVVLSSATVTSMPSLTPNVGFDPLKDLVPIAMVATIPSVFFVRSDFPAKTLPELVAIAKAKPGSLTYASGGNGSVQHVGMEVFKAQSGIDMVHVPYKGSVQATLDIAGGRVDGGLQGLSTVLPFLKDNRVRVLAATSEARTPLLPDTPTVKELGLGNFVYEPWTALFAPAGTPKAVVDQLNAAVRQISADAAYKAKYESMGLGTADLAPDTLARMVQVENAGNAKIIRERNIRAD, encoded by the coding sequence ATGTCCTGGCGCCGCAATGTGCTGCGTGCCGCTGCCGGCCTGTTGCTGGCGTCCGGCGCCTCCACGGCCTGGGCCCAAGCCTGGCCCGCCAAGCCGATCAGCATCCTGGTCGGCCTGCAGGCAGGCACCGGCTCCGACGTCGCGGTGCGCACCATGGCCGAGCGGCTGGGCAATGCGCTCAAGCAACCCATTGCGGTGGAGAACTTGCCCGGCGCGAGTGGCTTGCTCGCCGCGCAACGCGGCGCTAAGGCGGCGCCCGATGGCTATTCGCTGGTCGTCCTGAGCAGTGCCACGGTCACGTCGATGCCATCGCTCACGCCCAATGTCGGCTTCGACCCGCTCAAGGACCTGGTGCCGATCGCGATGGTGGCCACCATCCCTAGCGTATTCTTCGTGCGCAGCGATTTCCCGGCGAAGACACTGCCCGAGTTGGTGGCCATCGCCAAGGCCAAGCCCGGGTCGCTCACCTACGCTTCGGGCGGTAACGGCAGCGTGCAGCACGTCGGGATGGAAGTCTTCAAGGCTCAGTCCGGCATCGACATGGTCCACGTCCCGTACAAGGGCAGCGTGCAGGCGACGTTGGACATCGCAGGCGGCCGCGTCGACGGCGGCCTGCAGGGCCTGAGCACGGTGCTGCCTTTCCTCAAGGACAACCGCGTGCGCGTGCTCGCCGCCACCAGTGAGGCGAGGACGCCGCTGCTCCCGGACACGCCGACGGTCAAGGAGCTCGGCCTCGGCAATTTCGTCTACGAACCCTGGACCGCGCTGTTCGCGCCGGCCGGCACGCCCAAAGCGGTGGTTGACCAGCTCAACGCCGCCGTGCGCCAGATCAGTGCCGACGCTGCCTACAAGGCCAAGTACGAATCCATGGGTCTAGGCACCGCGGATCTTGCGCCGGACACCCTCGCGCGCATGGTGCAGGTCGAGAATGCCGGCAACGCGAAGATCATCCGGGAGCGGAACATCCGGGCGGACTAA
- a CDS encoding zinc-dependent alcohol dehydrogenase family protein, whose translation MKVIQIQRTGGPEELQWVDLPDPLAGPADAVVRAEAIGVGKPDVMIRTGVYPWMPPLPAIPGNEMVGVVESLGPEARGGLQVGQRVLVSARELASRGGCYAERIRVPADALFVLPPGLDPLAAVSMGNYQLALGMLFDSGSATPRSVLVQAAAGGVGIALVQTAAAHGIQVIAVAGTEAKCSYVREAGAHHVHRRGSSDLREAVLAATAGRGVDMVFDHVGGAGFVGQLDLLAARGTLLSYNVLQGIPPENLVAEMRKRLDRSVAVRCYSVHVLDHDRARRRELMQGAIDLLAQGRIRPPAPRTFALRDAQDAHRLLDSADLMGKIVLVP comes from the coding sequence ATGAAAGTCATCCAGATCCAACGCACCGGCGGGCCCGAGGAGTTGCAGTGGGTGGACCTGCCCGACCCGCTTGCCGGGCCGGCCGACGCCGTGGTGCGGGCCGAGGCCATCGGCGTGGGCAAGCCCGACGTCATGATCCGCACCGGCGTGTATCCTTGGATGCCGCCGCTTCCAGCCATCCCCGGCAACGAGATGGTCGGCGTGGTTGAGTCCCTGGGGCCCGAGGCGCGCGGCGGCCTGCAGGTGGGGCAGCGGGTGCTGGTCAGCGCGCGCGAGCTGGCCTCGCGCGGCGGCTGCTACGCAGAGCGCATCCGCGTGCCGGCCGATGCGCTGTTCGTGCTGCCGCCGGGCCTGGACCCGCTGGCCGCGGTGAGCATGGGCAACTACCAGCTGGCGCTGGGCATGCTGTTCGATTCGGGGTCGGCGACGCCGCGCTCGGTGCTCGTGCAGGCAGCGGCCGGTGGCGTGGGCATCGCCCTTGTGCAGACCGCGGCTGCGCACGGCATTCAGGTGATCGCCGTCGCCGGCACCGAGGCCAAGTGTTCCTATGTGCGCGAGGCCGGTGCGCACCACGTGCACCGCCGCGGCAGCAGCGACCTGCGCGAGGCGGTGTTGGCGGCCACGGCCGGCCGCGGGGTAGACATGGTATTCGACCACGTCGGCGGCGCCGGCTTCGTGGGCCAGCTGGACCTGCTTGCCGCGCGCGGCACGCTTCTGTCGTACAACGTGCTGCAGGGTATCCCGCCGGAGAATCTAGTCGCGGAAATGCGCAAGCGGCTCGATCGCAGCGTGGCCGTGCGCTGCTACTCGGTGCACGTGTTGGACCACGACCGTGCGCGGCGCCGCGAACTGATGCAGGGCGCCATCGACCTGCTGGCCCAGGGGCGCATCCGCCCGCCCGCGCCGCGCACCTTCGCCTTGCGCGACGCGCAGGACGCGCACCGCTTGCTGGACAGCGCCGACCTGATGGGCAAGATCGTCCTCGTGCCCTGA
- a CDS encoding LLM class flavin-dependent oxidoreductase: MKLGMFMMPLHPLHRNPTQTLQEDRQAIILADQLGFHDAFVGEHLTDKAENVTNSMIFLATLIAETKQIKLATGTSNLSHMHPVLVAAHAAMFDHLAQGRFIFGVSPGALVSDAEALGILDQDRNQLFAEAIDVILAIWGGEAPYDIALPNNRFKVTTRTTQAAEIGMGVMSKPFQQPRPEIVGTVVAPFSRGVIAMGERDFHPLSANFLLPQWLPSHWNNYSQGKTNAGVQASTADWRVARTVFVADDVATARSYGRDDANSPYRFYYSQLFTKLKRANRHEVFKERRDQRDDELTLDGVLDRLVIAGTVNEVVDQILTLREKVGDFGELVYAGMDWVDEKLSRRSMQLMAEEVMPRVNAAIAGR, translated from the coding sequence ATGAAACTGGGCATGTTTATGATGCCGTTGCACCCGCTGCACCGGAACCCGACTCAAACCCTACAGGAAGACCGGCAGGCCATCATCCTGGCCGACCAGCTGGGCTTCCACGACGCGTTCGTCGGAGAGCACCTGACGGACAAGGCCGAGAACGTCACCAACTCGATGATCTTTCTGGCGACGCTGATCGCCGAGACGAAGCAGATCAAGCTGGCGACGGGCACTTCCAATCTGTCGCACATGCACCCGGTGCTCGTCGCAGCTCACGCGGCGATGTTCGACCACCTCGCGCAGGGCCGCTTCATCTTTGGCGTGAGCCCCGGTGCGCTGGTGTCCGACGCCGAGGCGCTGGGTATCCTCGACCAGGACCGCAACCAGCTGTTCGCCGAGGCCATCGACGTCATCTTGGCGATCTGGGGCGGCGAGGCGCCATACGACATCGCCCTGCCGAACAATCGCTTCAAGGTGACGACGCGCACCACGCAGGCCGCGGAGATCGGCATGGGCGTCATGTCCAAACCGTTCCAGCAGCCACGACCGGAAATCGTCGGCACCGTGGTGGCGCCGTTCTCCAGAGGCGTCATCGCCATGGGCGAGCGCGACTTTCACCCGCTGTCGGCCAACTTTCTGCTACCCCAGTGGCTGCCCAGCCACTGGAACAACTATTCGCAGGGCAAGACCAACGCCGGCGTGCAGGCCAGCACGGCCGACTGGCGCGTGGCGCGCACCGTGTTCGTGGCGGACGACGTGGCCACCGCCCGCTCGTATGGCCGCGACGACGCCAACAGCCCGTACCGCTTCTACTATTCGCAGCTCTTCACCAAACTCAAGAGGGCCAACCGGCACGAGGTGTTCAAGGAGCGGCGCGACCAGCGCGACGACGAGCTCACGCTCGACGGCGTGCTGGACAGGCTGGTTATCGCCGGCACGGTGAACGAGGTGGTCGACCAGATTCTGACCCTGCGCGAGAAGGTCGGCGACTTCGGCGAGTTGGTGTATGCCGGTATGGACTGGGTCGACGAGAAGCTCTCGCGCCGCTCGATGCAACTGATGGCCGAAGAGGTGATGCCGCGCGTCAACGCTGCAATCGCGGGGCGCTGA
- a CDS encoding SDR family oxidoreductase: protein MDLGIAGRRALVCASSKGLGLACATALAQEGCEVTLNGRDAKVLESAAQELRDRTGAKVSTVAADLNTVDGRARIVAACPKPDILVNNNAGPPPGNWSEFQREDWLAAVESNMLAPILLVQAFVPGMRVRKFGRVVNITSAMVKAPLAHMTLSTAARAGLTAFCKAISREVAADNVTLNNLLPERIDTGRQKFMIERRAKLDGVSTEEARRTITNTIAAKRFGSPQEFASACAYLCSDLAGFISGQNVQVDGGTYPGLV, encoded by the coding sequence ATGGATCTGGGAATTGCCGGTCGACGCGCGCTGGTGTGCGCCTCGTCAAAGGGCCTGGGGCTCGCTTGCGCCACGGCCCTGGCGCAGGAAGGCTGCGAGGTTACGCTCAACGGCCGCGACGCGAAGGTGCTCGAGAGCGCCGCGCAGGAGCTGCGAGATCGTACCGGCGCGAAGGTGAGCACCGTCGCGGCGGACCTGAACACGGTGGACGGACGGGCGCGCATCGTGGCTGCGTGCCCCAAGCCGGACATCCTGGTGAATAACAACGCCGGGCCGCCGCCGGGCAACTGGTCCGAGTTTCAGCGCGAGGACTGGCTAGCCGCGGTGGAGTCGAACATGCTGGCGCCCATCCTGCTGGTCCAGGCGTTCGTGCCTGGCATGCGGGTACGCAAATTCGGCCGCGTGGTAAACATCACGTCGGCCATGGTGAAGGCGCCACTGGCCCACATGACGCTGTCGACGGCGGCGCGCGCGGGGCTCACGGCGTTCTGCAAGGCAATCTCGCGGGAAGTGGCCGCGGACAACGTCACCCTCAACAACCTGCTGCCCGAGCGTATCGACACCGGTCGCCAGAAGTTCATGATCGAGCGGCGCGCCAAGCTCGACGGCGTGAGCACCGAGGAGGCGCGCCGCACGATCACCAACACCATCGCTGCCAAACGCTTCGGCTCGCCGCAGGAATTCGCCTCGGCATGCGCCTACCTGTGCAGCGACCTGGCCGGCTTCATCTCCGGCCAGAACGTGCAGGTGGACGGCGGCACGTATCCCGGCCTGGTGTGA
- a CDS encoding LysR substrate-binding domain-containing protein: MFGRTCDFLDSTPDGALKHGEPVRLSELPGLRRIVPGLANARAPVLEQYFAANGVAVAARRESDTMLGTLDLVARSDWRAVLLGVFDSCDVASGAFTLNPLANPPLLLDLTVIEPERQPLSTAASAFFGALRKVTDEVNLVATRMAEEGAPHQRRTYPASDQLIGGPEPPVLTMRAGSRFNSKTQETSTCRHPAPASSTRAATTCGPTTRCTSACSRCGPR, encoded by the coding sequence CTGTTCGGCCGGACGTGCGATTTCCTGGACTCGACGCCCGATGGCGCGCTCAAGCACGGCGAGCCGGTGCGCCTAAGCGAGCTGCCCGGCCTGCGGCGGATTGTGCCCGGCCTGGCCAATGCGCGGGCGCCGGTGCTCGAGCAGTACTTCGCCGCCAATGGTGTCGCCGTCGCGGCCCGCCGCGAGTCCGACACTATGCTGGGCACCCTGGACCTGGTGGCGCGCAGCGACTGGCGTGCAGTGCTGCTCGGCGTGTTCGACTCGTGCGACGTCGCCTCAGGCGCCTTCACGCTGAACCCGCTGGCCAATCCACCGCTGCTGCTGGACCTGACGGTGATCGAGCCCGAGCGCCAGCCGCTGTCGACCGCCGCCAGTGCCTTTTTCGGTGCCCTGCGAAAAGTGACCGACGAGGTCAACCTGGTGGCGACCCGCATGGCTGAAGAAGGCGCACCACATCAGCGGCGAACATACCCCGCATCAGATCAATTGATAGGGGGACCGGAGCCGCCAGTCCTTACCATGCGAGCTGGTTCCCGATTCAATTCCAAGACACAGGAGACAAGCACGTGCAGACATCCAGCGCCCGCTTCCAGTACCAGAGCGGCCACGACATGCGGTCCGACAACCCGCTGCACATCCGCCTGCTCGAGATGTGGGCCGCGGTGA
- a CDS encoding IclR family transcriptional regulator, which yields MDAESKSSTRGAQSLRRALAVLRLVAETQERGIRLVDLVAGTGLNRPTVHRMLQVLREEGVVEQDGETRRYRVGAELALLGMARGSRFPIRGVAEPFLYELAAKVGDTVFLTIRQGGDSVAIDRVTGNYPIQVLATETGVRRPLGAGVAGVVILASLPGAEATALAAGNARRLTRLGLTVAGLQERVEEARALGYAWAPMGVVPNTSAVAVPVVDELGKPLAAVTVAAMADRLSRERLPVVVTALRDTARRIARRRSELDGRRAP from the coding sequence ATGGACGCTGAGTCCAAGTCCAGCACGCGCGGCGCGCAGAGCCTGCGCCGTGCGCTGGCCGTGCTGCGCCTGGTCGCGGAAACGCAGGAGCGTGGCATCCGCCTCGTCGACCTGGTGGCCGGCACTGGCCTTAATCGGCCGACGGTGCACCGCATGCTGCAGGTGCTGCGCGAGGAAGGTGTGGTCGAGCAAGACGGCGAGACGCGCCGTTACCGGGTGGGCGCGGAGCTGGCGCTGCTGGGTATGGCACGCGGCAGCCGCTTCCCGATCCGCGGCGTGGCCGAACCCTTCCTCTACGAGCTAGCGGCCAAGGTCGGCGACACGGTGTTCCTTACCATCCGCCAAGGCGGCGACAGCGTCGCCATCGACCGCGTCACCGGCAACTACCCCATCCAGGTCCTCGCCACCGAGACCGGCGTACGCCGCCCCCTTGGCGCCGGCGTGGCGGGCGTGGTCATCCTCGCGAGCCTGCCGGGCGCCGAAGCCACCGCGCTCGCCGCCGGCAATGCCCGGCGCCTCACGCGGCTCGGCTTGACCGTCGCCGGCCTGCAGGAGCGGGTCGAGGAAGCGCGTGCGCTCGGCTATGCCTGGGCCCCGATGGGCGTGGTGCCGAACACCAGCGCGGTCGCGGTGCCGGTGGTGGACGAACTCGGCAAGCCGCTCGCCGCCGTGACGGTGGCCGCGATGGCTGACCGGCTCTCGCGCGAACGGCTGCCCGTCGTCGTCACCGCGCTGCGCGACACCGCGCGGCGCATCGCGCGACGGCGCAGCGAGCTGGATGGCCGCCGCGCGCCCTGA
- a CDS encoding helix-turn-helix transcriptional regulator, whose product MVKNLRPREAAQALGIGLSTFWLKAKTDPDFPQLISLGPKATVVREADLEAYVEKKAQAGKPTAPPTCVPRNGAGIPSARRPRSARS is encoded by the coding sequence ATGGTGAAGAACCTCCGGCCGCGAGAGGCGGCTCAAGCTCTCGGGATAGGGCTTTCCACGTTCTGGCTGAAGGCCAAGACTGACCCTGATTTTCCCCAGCTAATCAGCCTTGGCCCCAAGGCGACAGTGGTCCGCGAAGCGGATCTCGAAGCGTACGTCGAGAAGAAGGCTCAGGCCGGAAAGCCGACCGCTCCCCCTACCTGTGTACCGCGCAACGGCGCCGGCATCCCGTCTGCCAGGCGCCCGCGCTCCGCTCGTTCCTGA
- a CDS encoding alpha/beta fold hydrolase, translating to MTAGAIDLEGRCNVPGAAIGWRLQGPADAPVLMLGNSLAADANMWDSNLPALTGRFRVLRYDMREHGGSSTPPRPYTMELLADDATALLDSLRIDQVHCVGVSLGGGAAQQLAARYSARITSVVLCATMSRQSVPIAWVDRIVLVRQSGMRALRGRPRPDAGRAAAPQRDALSGDGRRA from the coding sequence ATGACTGCTGGCGCCATCGATCTCGAAGGCCGCTGCAATGTGCCAGGCGCCGCCATCGGCTGGCGCCTGCAAGGGCCGGCCGACGCGCCGGTGCTGATGCTGGGCAACAGCCTGGCGGCGGACGCAAACATGTGGGACTCGAATCTGCCGGCCCTCACAGGCCGCTTTCGCGTGCTGCGCTACGACATGCGCGAGCACGGCGGCTCATCCACGCCACCCCGCCCGTACACGATGGAGTTGCTGGCCGACGACGCCACCGCACTGCTGGACTCGCTGCGCATAGACCAGGTGCACTGCGTCGGCGTGTCTCTCGGCGGCGGGGCCGCGCAGCAGTTGGCTGCGCGCTACTCGGCCCGCATCACATCGGTGGTGCTGTGCGCCACCATGAGCCGGCAGTCCGTGCCAATAGCCTGGGTCGACCGCATCGTGCTCGTGCGGCAGTCCGGCATGCGGGCGCTTCGCGGCCGTCCGAGACCTGATGCAGGACGAGCTGCTGCCCCGCAACGCGATGCCCTGTCTGGTGATGGCCGGCGAGCATGA
- a CDS encoding TRAP transporter substrate-binding protein DctP, whose amino-acid sequence MQTSSARFQYQSGHDMRSDNPLHIRLLEMWAAVNKETDNALSVEVVPWGGLGASKTSLNKLLTGEMAFHPISGMPLSTVVPIAGMEGLPYAYRTEEEACRVLDGPFGDLLREHVSAVGLVVFPKIWPQGFNQMSSTSRAIRSVEDLDGFKLRTAQVPYKVELFTSLGCDPQQVHYQGIRDALVSGQAEGQETPYLYTEIDGAAEVQKYMNITNHRFATFWMCANPRTWAALPADVQGVVTRNLDKYVELYRQDMWAANEGARVRLQKRLEFVHTDTSGFIPRLERNGFFDRARKSFGAKAWDLLESVRGSYPR is encoded by the coding sequence GTGCAGACATCCAGCGCCCGCTTCCAGTACCAGAGCGGCCACGACATGCGGTCCGACAACCCGCTGCACATCCGCCTGCTCGAGATGTGGGCCGCGGTGAATAAGGAGACCGACAACGCGCTGTCGGTGGAAGTCGTTCCCTGGGGCGGCCTGGGCGCATCGAAGACTTCGCTGAACAAGTTGCTCACTGGCGAGATGGCCTTCCACCCCATCTCGGGCATGCCGCTGTCCACAGTGGTCCCAATCGCCGGGATGGAAGGCTTGCCCTATGCCTATCGGACCGAGGAGGAAGCCTGCCGCGTGCTGGACGGCCCGTTCGGTGACCTCCTGCGCGAGCATGTGTCGGCGGTCGGGCTGGTGGTGTTCCCGAAGATCTGGCCGCAGGGCTTCAACCAGATGTCGAGCACCTCGCGCGCGATCCGCAGCGTGGAGGACCTCGACGGTTTCAAGCTTCGCACGGCGCAGGTGCCGTACAAGGTGGAACTGTTCACCTCGCTCGGCTGCGACCCGCAGCAGGTGCACTACCAGGGCATCCGCGATGCGCTGGTGTCGGGCCAGGCCGAAGGGCAGGAGACGCCCTACCTCTACACCGAGATCGACGGCGCGGCCGAGGTGCAGAAGTACATGAACATCACCAACCACCGATTCGCCACATTCTGGATGTGCGCGAACCCCAGGACTTGGGCGGCACTCCCCGCCGACGTGCAGGGTGTGGTCACGCGCAATCTCGACAAGTACGTCGAGCTGTACCGCCAAGACATGTGGGCCGCTAACGAAGGTGCGCGCGTGCGGCTGCAGAAGCGCCTGGAGTTCGTGCACACCGACACCAGCGGGTTCATACCGCGGCTAGAAAGGAACGGCTTCTTCGACCGGGCCCGCAAGTCCTTCGGCGCCAAGGCCTGGGACCTGCTGGAGAGCGTGCGCGGCAGCTATCCGCGTTGA
- a CDS encoding Bug family tripartite tricarboxylate transporter substrate binding protein has protein sequence MRSDANCAGAPASPGRRALLLAAAAAAAVPGPSFAQEGYPQRPIRLLVGFAAGGTPDSIARKIAEAVSRQVGQTLLVDNRAGANGMIAAEALVKAAPDGYTLLLTTPSLVINPSMYKKVPYDLARDVLPITDVALGDGYLLVVNPALGVETLPALIDHAKRGRPLTFSSPGIGNTLHLAAETFADRAGIAITHVPYKGAAPALNAVIAGEVQAMFIPPTVATAHIKSGKVRALGFTSTKRWPELPDVPAIAEALPGFAFDSGWHALFAPAGTPRAIVTRLNTEFRKALQVPEVRSFLVQGGYEPGGRPQPEFAAFVQSEARRYADIVRAAKITPE, from the coding sequence ATGAGATCCGACGCCAACTGCGCTGGCGCGCCTGCCAGCCCGGGTCGCCGCGCGCTTCTGCTCGCCGCGGCCGCTGCGGCGGCCGTGCCCGGCCCTTCGTTCGCGCAGGAGGGCTATCCACAGCGCCCCATCCGCCTGCTGGTGGGTTTCGCCGCCGGCGGCACGCCCGACTCGATCGCCCGCAAGATCGCCGAGGCCGTGTCGCGGCAGGTGGGCCAGACGCTGCTGGTGGACAACCGTGCCGGCGCCAACGGCATGATCGCCGCCGAGGCGCTGGTGAAGGCCGCGCCCGACGGCTACACGCTGCTGCTCACCACGCCCTCGCTGGTCATCAACCCCAGCATGTACAAGAAGGTGCCGTACGACCTGGCGCGCGACGTGCTGCCCATCACCGACGTGGCCCTGGGCGACGGCTACCTGCTCGTGGTGAACCCGGCCCTCGGCGTGGAGACCTTGCCAGCCCTCATCGACCACGCCAAGCGCGGCCGGCCGCTCACCTTCTCCTCGCCCGGCATCGGCAACACGCTCCACTTGGCGGCCGAGACCTTCGCCGACCGCGCGGGCATCGCGATCACGCACGTGCCCTATAAGGGCGCGGCACCCGCGCTCAACGCCGTCATTGCCGGCGAGGTGCAGGCCATGTTCATCCCGCCGACGGTGGCCACGGCGCATATCAAGTCCGGCAAGGTGCGCGCCCTGGGCTTCACCAGCACCAAGCGCTGGCCCGAATTGCCCGACGTGCCCGCCATCGCCGAAGCGCTGCCGGGCTTCGCGTTCGACAGCGGCTGGCACGCGCTGTTCGCGCCCGCCGGCACACCCAGGGCCATCGTGACGCGCTTGAACACCGAGTTCCGCAAGGCGCTGCAGGTGCCCGAGGTGCGCAGTTTCCTCGTGCAGGGCGGCTACGAGCCCGGCGGCCGACCGCAACCTGAGTTCGCGGCGTTCGTGCAGTCTGAGGCGCGCCGCTACGCCGACATCGTGCGCGCCGCCAAAATCACGCCGGAATGA
- a CDS encoding amidohydrolase family protein, whose product MVMVADSQVHVWGDEAPGRPWIAGGQERLRHMGHLPSLGPDYLVGKMDEGGVQRAVLVPPTWDQDRIDVALEAHRRFPDRFRVMTRIPVNKPDEAREMLRGLRKEPGVAGVRLTFSFETERDWIHDGTADWFWPYAEEHDIPVMMLVPHGKDKVARIAEKHPKLRLSIDHMGILGNTTDDKVAPYVEATAALARFPNVTVKLSNIPSFSTAKYPFANVMPYVQQLVQAFGAQRCFWGTDLSRMLGKYGVDYTAGVALVTDHMPFLSEREKALVLGEALCTWLRWD is encoded by the coding sequence ATGGTGATGGTTGCAGACTCGCAGGTGCACGTGTGGGGTGACGAGGCCCCCGGCCGGCCTTGGATTGCCGGCGGCCAGGAGCGGCTGCGCCACATGGGCCACCTGCCGTCCCTGGGCCCCGACTACCTGGTGGGCAAGATGGACGAGGGCGGCGTCCAGCGGGCCGTGCTGGTGCCACCGACCTGGGACCAGGACCGCATTGACGTCGCCCTGGAGGCGCACCGGCGTTTTCCTGACCGCTTCCGCGTGATGACACGCATCCCGGTGAACAAGCCCGACGAGGCGCGCGAGATGCTGCGCGGCTTGCGCAAGGAGCCCGGCGTCGCCGGTGTGCGCCTGACCTTCAGCTTCGAGACCGAACGCGACTGGATCCACGACGGCACTGCCGACTGGTTCTGGCCCTACGCCGAGGAGCACGACATCCCGGTGATGATGCTGGTGCCCCATGGCAAGGACAAGGTGGCCCGGATCGCGGAGAAGCACCCGAAGCTGCGCCTCTCGATCGACCACATGGGCATCCTCGGTAACACGACGGACGACAAGGTAGCGCCTTACGTCGAGGCCACCGCGGCGCTGGCCCGCTTCCCAAATGTGACGGTGAAGCTGTCTAACATCCCGAGCTTTTCGACCGCCAAGTACCCCTTCGCCAACGTGATGCCCTACGTGCAGCAGCTGGTGCAGGCGTTCGGCGCACAGCGCTGCTTCTGGGGCACGGACCTGTCCCGCATGCTGGGCAAGTACGGCGTCGATTACACGGCCGGCGTGGCGCTGGTCACCGACCACATGCCCTTCCTGTCGGAACGCGAGAAGGCGCTGGTGCTCGGCGAGGCGCTCTGCACCTGGCTGCGCTGGGACTAG
- a CDS encoding Bug family tripartite tricarboxylate transporter substrate binding protein codes for MDRRTLLAFGALSTLPTWSRAQAWPGRPIRLVLPFPAGGTPDSNARKVARQLEAQLGQPFVIENKAGANGILGMDAVAKAAPDGYTFLYTTPAFAINPSVYKKLPFDARRDFVPVTNVAVSEGYLVLVGSEVPARSLKDLIAVAKQAGKQLSYASAGNGNSTHLAAEMFNQRAATGMLHVPYKGVAPALAALIGGEVQVMFVSPTAAVQHIHAGRLRALGYTGSQRWPGAKDVPAVNEVLPGYEFTGSWHGVLAPAGTPAAVVERLHVEVAKAVQQPDVRDYLLKGGYEPVASSPAAFRTELDAELRKYAELVKAANITAE; via the coding sequence ATGGATCGACGAACCCTCCTGGCCTTCGGCGCCCTCTCGACGCTCCCGACGTGGAGCCGCGCGCAAGCCTGGCCGGGCCGCCCGATCCGCCTGGTGCTGCCCTTCCCCGCTGGCGGCACGCCGGACTCCAATGCGCGCAAGGTGGCGAGGCAACTGGAGGCGCAACTAGGCCAGCCCTTCGTCATCGAGAACAAGGCCGGTGCCAACGGCATCCTCGGCATGGACGCGGTGGCCAAGGCGGCGCCCGACGGCTACACCTTCCTCTACACGACACCCGCCTTCGCCATCAATCCGAGCGTCTACAAGAAGCTGCCCTTCGATGCCCGGCGCGACTTCGTGCCGGTGACCAACGTCGCCGTGAGCGAGGGCTACCTGGTCCTCGTGGGCAGCGAAGTGCCGGCGCGGTCGCTCAAGGACCTCATCGCCGTCGCGAAACAGGCCGGCAAGCAGCTTAGCTACGCCTCGGCGGGTAATGGCAACAGCACGCACCTGGCGGCCGAGATGTTCAACCAGCGCGCGGCCACCGGCATGCTGCACGTGCCGTATAAGGGCGTCGCGCCCGCCCTCGCGGCCCTCATCGGCGGCGAGGTGCAGGTGATGTTCGTCTCGCCCACCGCCGCCGTGCAGCACATCCACGCCGGACGTCTGCGCGCGCTCGGCTACACCGGCTCGCAACGCTGGCCGGGCGCGAAGGACGTGCCGGCAGTGAACGAAGTGCTGCCGGGCTACGAGTTCACAGGCTCCTGGCACGGCGTGCTGGCCCCGGCCGGCACGCCGGCGGCAGTCGTCGAGCGACTGCACGTCGAGGTGGCCAAAGCGGTGCAGCAGCCCGACGTGCGCGACTACCTGCTGAAGGGCGGCTACGAACCGGTGGCGAGCTCGCCGGCCGCGTTCCGCACCGAGCTGGATGCGGAACTGCGCAAGTACGCCGAGCTGGTGAAGGCGGCCAACATCACGGCGGAATGA
- a CDS encoding LysR family transcriptional regulator, producing the protein MVPSLREIRLFVAVCEEQSFTAAAVREHATQSGVSQHIKNLEDRLGVRLLDRQEGVRPTPAGTAYYLRCL; encoded by the coding sequence ATGGTCCCCAGCCTGCGCGAGATCCGTCTGTTCGTCGCCGTCTGCGAAGAGCAGTCCTTCACCGCCGCCGCGGTGCGCGAGCACGCCACGCAGTCGGGCGTCTCGCAGCACATCAAGAATCTCGAAGACCGCCTTGGCGTGCGGCTGCTCGACCGGCAAGAAGGCGTGCGGCCAACGCCGGCCGGAACCGCGTACTACCTACGCTGCCTCTAA